The following proteins are encoded in a genomic region of Sesamum indicum cultivar Zhongzhi No. 13 linkage group LG8, S_indicum_v1.0, whole genome shotgun sequence:
- the LOC105168232 gene encoding uncharacterized protein LOC105168232 isoform X1: MEEQLQLNSLAITHLLQHTLRSLCIHDNSHWVYAVFWRILPRNYPPPKWDSQGGVYDRSRGNRRNWILVWEDGFCNFAASASEINGGECPGSSSSSVYGNCEYQHYQGLQPELFFKMSHEIYNYGEGLIGKVAADHSHKWIHKEPNDQEINFLSAWHNSADSYPRTWEAQFQSGIKTIALIAVREGVIQLGAVHKEFIKVIEDLSYVVLLRKKFSYIESIPGVLLPHPSSSAYPFKIDHAYGAAVAPEAWHNFHNNLLPPNDYYDHFAHQPMKITPSMSSLEALLSKLPSVVPAAAHFEAQNHYLSASRPMELMGEEKVAKEEYEEEDGHENDAGETSGSVAPRPSYHHHHHQQQHFAYHHDLNVSSSMNNNGC, encoded by the exons ATGGAAGAGCAGCTGCAGCTCAACTCTCTGGCAATCACTCATCTTCTTCAACACACCCTCAGGAGCCTCTGCATTCATGACAATTCTCACTGGGTCTACGCTGTTTTCTGGAGGATTTTGCCCAGAAATTACCCACCTCCCAA GTGGGATAGCCAAGGAGGAGTATATGACAGGTCAAGAGGAAACAGGAGAAACTG GATACTAGTTTGGGAGGAtggtttctgtaattttgCAGCGTCAGCAAGTGAGATAAACGGCGGGGAATGCCCCGGCTCGTCCTCGTCCTCGGTATATGGCAACTGTGAGTATCAACACTATCAAGGCCTGCAGCCTGAGCTCTTCTTCAAAATGTCCCATGAAATCTATAATTATGGTGAAGG ATTGATTGGAAAAGTAGCTGCTGATCACAGCCACAAATGGATCCACAAAGAACCAAATGATCAAGAAATCAACTTCCTGTCTGCATGGCATAACTCAGCTGATTCT TACCCCAGGACCTGGGAAGCTCAGTTTCAGTCTGGTATAAAg ACAATTGCTTTGATTGCTGTAAGAGAAGGTGTTATTCAGTTAGGAGCTGTTCATAAG gAATTTATAAAGGTGATTGAGGATCTGAGCTATGTTGTGCTGCTGAGGAAGAAGTTCAGCTACATTGAAAGCATTCCAGGGGTATTATTGCCACATCCATCTTCATCAGCATACCCTTTCAAGATTGATCATGCATATGGTGCTGCAGTAGCACCAGAAGCCTGGCATAATTTCCACAACAATTTGCTCCCACCGAATGACTACTATGACCATTTTGCCCACCAGCCCATGAAAATAACCCCATCAATGAGCAGCCTTGAAGCCCTCCTCTCCAAACTACCCTCCGTGGTGCCGGCGGCCGCCCATTTTGAAGCTCAAAACCACTATTTGTCAGCGTCCAGGCCTATGGAGCTGATGGGGGAGGAGAAAGTGGCTAAAGAAGAGTATGAGGAGGAGGATGGGCATGAGAATGATGCCGGAGAGACTAGCGGCTCCGTGGCGCCGCGGCCTTCTtatcaccaccaccaccatcagcAGCAGCATTTTGCTTATCATCATGATCTAAATGTAAGTAGCAGCATGAACAACAATGGGTGTTGA
- the LOC105168232 gene encoding uncharacterized protein LOC105168232 isoform X2, with product MEEQLQLNSLAITHLLQHTLRSLCIHDNSHWVYAVFWRILPRNYPPPKWDSQGGVYDRSRGNRRNWILVWEDGFCNFAASASEINGGECPGSSSSSVYGNCEYQHYQGLQPELFFKMSHEIYNYGEGLIGKVAADHSHKWIHKEPNDQEINFLSAWHNSADSYPRTWEAQFQSGIKTIALIAVREGVIQLGAVHKVIEDLSYVVLLRKKFSYIESIPGVLLPHPSSSAYPFKIDHAYGAAVAPEAWHNFHNNLLPPNDYYDHFAHQPMKITPSMSSLEALLSKLPSVVPAAAHFEAQNHYLSASRPMELMGEEKVAKEEYEEEDGHENDAGETSGSVAPRPSYHHHHHQQQHFAYHHDLNVSSSMNNNGC from the exons ATGGAAGAGCAGCTGCAGCTCAACTCTCTGGCAATCACTCATCTTCTTCAACACACCCTCAGGAGCCTCTGCATTCATGACAATTCTCACTGGGTCTACGCTGTTTTCTGGAGGATTTTGCCCAGAAATTACCCACCTCCCAA GTGGGATAGCCAAGGAGGAGTATATGACAGGTCAAGAGGAAACAGGAGAAACTG GATACTAGTTTGGGAGGAtggtttctgtaattttgCAGCGTCAGCAAGTGAGATAAACGGCGGGGAATGCCCCGGCTCGTCCTCGTCCTCGGTATATGGCAACTGTGAGTATCAACACTATCAAGGCCTGCAGCCTGAGCTCTTCTTCAAAATGTCCCATGAAATCTATAATTATGGTGAAGG ATTGATTGGAAAAGTAGCTGCTGATCACAGCCACAAATGGATCCACAAAGAACCAAATGATCAAGAAATCAACTTCCTGTCTGCATGGCATAACTCAGCTGATTCT TACCCCAGGACCTGGGAAGCTCAGTTTCAGTCTGGTATAAAg ACAATTGCTTTGATTGCTGTAAGAGAAGGTGTTATTCAGTTAGGAGCTGTTCATAAG GTGATTGAGGATCTGAGCTATGTTGTGCTGCTGAGGAAGAAGTTCAGCTACATTGAAAGCATTCCAGGGGTATTATTGCCACATCCATCTTCATCAGCATACCCTTTCAAGATTGATCATGCATATGGTGCTGCAGTAGCACCAGAAGCCTGGCATAATTTCCACAACAATTTGCTCCCACCGAATGACTACTATGACCATTTTGCCCACCAGCCCATGAAAATAACCCCATCAATGAGCAGCCTTGAAGCCCTCCTCTCCAAACTACCCTCCGTGGTGCCGGCGGCCGCCCATTTTGAAGCTCAAAACCACTATTTGTCAGCGTCCAGGCCTATGGAGCTGATGGGGGAGGAGAAAGTGGCTAAAGAAGAGTATGAGGAGGAGGATGGGCATGAGAATGATGCCGGAGAGACTAGCGGCTCCGTGGCGCCGCGGCCTTCTtatcaccaccaccaccatcagcAGCAGCATTTTGCTTATCATCATGATCTAAATGTAAGTAGCAGCATGAACAACAATGGGTGTTGA